The DNA window TAATCATAAACGAGTATTAAAGTCATGGAAAGTCATTGGTAGGAAccctgtgggaaccctgttatatttaaaaactttgaaggaTATGcatatatttctataattaagAACATAATGTTTCTAATATTTCCCTCTTTTAAGCGTTATGGTTAACCTTTAACTCTGCTAATCAAAGGTACAAAGGTTATGAGAGTAGATAAGGGGTGAGATTTGATATTATAATTTTGCACATGTACCGGTAGGTGTCGGTCTCTTTGCACTGAAGAGATGGATGGGCGGCGGAGTCTGCCGAAGCAAAGCCCGCTTGGACGGCAAAATTGTACTGATCACTGGTGCCAACACTGGTATTGGTAAAGAGACAGCGGTGGATATTGCCAAGAGAGGTCAGAAGatgctatttttatttgttaagtaTTAGATGTTAACTAATTGTTAACTGTCATTATATCATAGTTCAAAGCAGTTTTGTATATTGTTAATAATAGCAGTCCAAAGAGATATTCTGCTCCAGTATTTCACTACAGACAGAGAAGGTGAATAATTGAGTCACTTACTGGTTTATTGATTAACATGTAAACTGATTGATATACAGGATCTTCCACATGAATGGGATATGATATGTGCTTGGAAAGAATAATAAATCCTCTGAGAGGGGAGATAAAGCGGGTTTAATAATGCCATCCATAATTTCATTTCCATTATAAAGTTTAATGACACGGCTTCATAGTTAGAAACCTCTGTGGTCAGCAAAAGGGTACATTGTGGTGCAAAGGTATTAATTGCTGGCCAGTGATTGTCTATATGCTCCATTCTTCAGGTGCAAGGTTGATCCTTGCTTGCAGAGACATGGGCAGAGCCAACAAGGCAGCAGAGGAGATCAGGGAGAGGAGTGGAAATGGCAACGTGGTTGTGAAGAAGTTGGATCTGGCCTCCCTGCAGTCTGTCCGAGCTCTGGCCAAAGACGTACATGAAACTGAGGAGAGATTGGATATTCTGATCAATAATGCTGGTAAGGAATTTCAGTCAGATTACAATGCATGAGTGCATGGTTGATTTAATAACAAAGTAAATCATTTTTGTCCTGATCTATCCACAGATTACAAGGATTGCTGTCAGTAAATAAAGCCCATTATTTTTTGCTTGTCAACAGGGATAATGATGTGCCCAAAATGGCAGACAGAAGATGGCTTTGAGATGCAGTTGGGTACGAACCACCTAGGTCATTTCCTGCTCACCAATTTACTTCTGGACTTGTTGAAGAAATCAGCACCCAGTCGTGTTGTCAATGTTTCTAGCCTGGCCCATGAGACAGGTTTGAAGCCCTATTTATGCATTACTAACAGCTGGCAGTTTTAAAactttatacactcactgaattTGCTCATAATAATGACAGATTGTTCATATTATTTTGTAAGTTATCTAAATTATTGCATAAATGTAagtgaccctttgctaagccccgccCTAAAAGTGTTTCTaaccaatcctatcttagcaactgttgccgtgCGCCATTTTTTCTGACAAGCGCTTGCTTTTTTCCAACAGGAGTCTACGGGAGTAGTGTATGTTTGAGCAGTTTTAAGTAGAATTTTATAGAAATGATCCaacaaatgtaaactttttttgttgctgggtcacttgtaatagtgacatgaggttcccagagaggatacacgctgtttttttctttaaataaatctcgAGAAGAGCATGCTACGGATTCAattgtgtcagccctcattccaaaataaacatgtataacatcagcaaggacacctacatttgctccaaggtaaattaaagctaacaatttaacaataattaatttacatattgattcaggtcttaaaTAAAGGTGATAGTAAACAAAGAGTTCACAGCAttatagtgagtgtgttatgagacgttatgagCAATTTTGTTCACTTAAACTattgttatcaggtgtgtaatcgctatcaaatgaatcttttctctgactgataatcatttgcctcaattctgattcagagtctacacagttttcaatcaaataaccgtgtaatttaacaatttctgttACAAAaacgtcagataaatatgctttacaatgtcatttttcattccagctcatGTAAGATTATTATCAGTTCCGTTTATGAGAATGTTTTGCCAAAAACAGCGCCATTCAcgacaatctcccattcattcctatggggagttctgcaaagcttgtcaaagCGAGCAGTAACCAAGGGTTGCGTAGCTTAGCGAAGGGttctattgtattatttattctgGTATTTGTAGATGAGCTGTGCATTCATGGCATTCTTTTCAAACATAAAAtaactgtacatttaatttatatatttaagtaTAATGTATACAAGTATTTATTCCAAGAATTAACTCCCAGATATGTAACTCGAAACTCTTTTGAATTTATTTCTTGGATAGGCAAGATTCATTTTGATGATATAAACCTGGACAAAAACTATGATCCATACACAAGCTATCTGCAGAGCAAGCTGGCTAATGTTCTGTTTAACCATGAACTAGCCGTCAGGttgcaaggtaaactacaataaaacTTTACTCACTCTCTCTCAGTATCACTCTCATACATGTATTCAAACAATCTCAAACATACTACTCTCAAACACGCTCCCTGTATAACATCCAGGCACAGGAGTGACAACTTACGCCCTTCATCCTGGGGTGATCCGTACTGAGCTGGGCCGGCACTTGTTGCCCTCTCTGCCTTTGTGGAAGAGGCTTCTGTTCATACCCTTCATTTTTCTGATCAAAACACCTTGGCAGGGTGCACAGACCACCATCTACTGCGCAGTGGATGAGAGTCTACAGAATTCTAGTGGTCTTTACTACAGGTCAGTTGCTGTGAATGACTTTATCACACGTGTTAACTGTGATTAGGTAAGATTGTGCTCATCAAGGCATGTGAGAGATGCTAACATATAGCTGATTAGTCTTCTGATCACTGTTTTTGAAGTTAGCATTACAACCCTCAGTCAGATTTCATTTGTCACCTCTCCCATGATATCATGCTAACATTGACTTTGGACTGCAACTTGCACCAGGTTATACAGTAGGAAAAGGTTAACAGTCTTGAGCCAACGATCTTTGTTAAACAGTCTTTGTAATTTTACAACAGATTTGCCTAAAGCTCTTTTATTAACACTTGATATTGAGTTACAGCATTGCCACAAACATATATTCTGTGTTCTTGTCCATTTCATGCTGTTGTACATTGCTCTTTGCTGTGTTTTGCAGTGACTGTGCACCCAAAGAGGCAGCTCCTCAGGGTAGGGATGATGCTGCAGCCCGCAGACTGTGGGACCTCAGTGCTTCCATGGTGGGCCTGGCTTGAGACAACACCTTGCCCCATGAACTACTGTCTTCACTTAAGAAGCGTGTCCCCTTTTTCCTCCACAACCTTGCATTCCTAAATTTTAGACCATACTAAATCTGCTTAACTTTATATGAACAACAAAGAGGCTCTTTGAATAAGAATGTGGAAAAGTAATAATGTTCGATACGCAGGGTGATATATCAGAGACATTGGCTCTGTAATGAAGTGCCTGTGCAACATGATAAACCGAAATATAAATCACTATTAGAAGCATTAAATGATTTGACATTTTATATACGTATCATATTTCTTTGTCATATTCTGCATAGCCGtacaaatttaacaaaaatacattacaaaagaCATTTGATCTACGCATCAAtgcaatgtaaaaatattttgatacaatgcatcaaaatattattatgtgTAAAGATAACCATTTCCATGAAACCTATTTTCGAATCATGAAATAAAGACTGAATTATTACTTCTGTGTGCATTAGCAGTTCTGCAAAAAGAAAATCCTTGTGAgtttatggtttaaaaaaaaaaaacattgcataaaAACTGTAGCATGACATGAGTTTTATCTGAAATCAAAATAGAACTTGATTCTTTTCCTCTTAgataaacatttcttttttcacaaaTGTATCTTTAATGTgcatatttaaaactataaacTTGTGGATTTGATAGTGTTCTCATTTAGCCATAAGC is part of the Myxocyprinus asiaticus isolate MX2 ecotype Aquarium Trade chromosome 2, UBuf_Myxa_2, whole genome shotgun sequence genome and encodes:
- the si:ch211-107o10.3 gene encoding retinol dehydrogenase 12; protein product: MEDYTKQVKQFVEEHSTAVAVVLVTGVGLFALKRWMGGGVCRSKARLDGKIVLITGANTGIGKETAVDIAKRGARLILACRDMGRANKAAEEIRERSGNGNVVVKKLDLASLQSVRALAKDVHETEERLDILINNAGIMMCPKWQTEDGFEMQLGTNHLGHFLLTNLLLDLLKKSAPSRVVNVSSLAHETGKIHFDDINLDKNYDPYTSYLQSKLANVLFNHELAVRLQGTGVTTYALHPGVIRTELGRHLLPSLPLWKRLLFIPFIFLIKTPWQGAQTTIYCAVDESLQNSSGLYYSDCAPKEAAPQGRDDAAARRLWDLSASMVGLA